A stretch of Shinella zoogloeoides DNA encodes these proteins:
- a CDS encoding helix-turn-helix domain-containing protein has product MRDAEADSRQADRSNLRLRKYYESQGLEFVGTVDIGSGIVSGSGVRWRDPRSPVRPPDEHMQYRSNGAEFALGAARAFLDITAKEAAAELGLNRQTLTKIEASGECSPEVRRKIVEFYRTHGIVFVGWRDEENDRYFGVGVMTTKQILPKSSDTG; this is encoded by the coding sequence ATGAGGGATGCCGAGGCGGATTCGCGACAGGCCGACCGATCAAATCTGCGGCTACGGAAATACTATGAATCTCAGGGCCTGGAGTTCGTCGGGACGGTAGACATCGGGTCGGGAATTGTCTCCGGGTCTGGCGTGCGCTGGCGCGACCCCCGATCCCCCGTCAGGCCGCCGGATGAGCACATGCAGTACAGGTCCAATGGCGCTGAATTCGCTTTAGGCGCAGCGCGCGCCTTTCTCGACATAACCGCAAAAGAGGCGGCCGCCGAACTCGGCTTGAATCGTCAAACCCTCACGAAAATCGAAGCAAGTGGTGAGTGCTCCCCAGAGGTGAGACGGAAAATCGTGGAGTTCTACCGCACGCACGGCATCGTTTTCGTGGGATGGAGGGACGAAGAAAACGATCGATACTTCGGGGTCGGAGTGATGACGACAAAACAGATTTTGCCGAAGTCTTCAGATACCGGCTGA